In the genome of Trueperaceae bacterium, one region contains:
- a CDS encoding carbohydrate ABC transporter permease has protein sequence MGRLRPALVYTGIALAVLPFALPLLWVVVTAFRPAPELFQTPASWLPGRLTLENLVEAWRLLDFRRFLLNSALVAGLTVAGTVMSSSLVGYAFATLPARGRGVLFALLLATAMLPAAVTLLPRFLLFSSLGWVGTYLPLVVPHFLGSPFYVFLFRQFFRGLPRELFDCAELDGCDPLRTYWHVALPLARPAVAVVAVFAAIGSYNEFLEPLVYLTRESTFTMSLGLSFFQGLYGTQLQYMVPMSLVALLPVAVAFFAAQGVFRRGVVLAGGRP, from the coding sequence ATGGGAAGGCTCAGGCCCGCTCTCGTCTACACCGGGATCGCGCTGGCGGTGCTGCCCTTCGCCCTGCCCCTGCTGTGGGTGGTGGTGACCGCCTTCCGGCCCGCGCCCGAGCTGTTCCAGACGCCCGCGAGCTGGCTGCCCGGGCGCCTGACGCTCGAGAACCTCGTCGAGGCCTGGCGACTCCTCGACTTCCGCCGCTTCCTGCTCAACTCCGCCCTGGTCGCCGGCCTGACGGTCGCGGGCACGGTGATGTCGTCGTCGCTCGTCGGCTACGCGTTCGCTACGCTGCCGGCCCGCGGCAGGGGCGTGCTGTTCGCGCTGCTGCTGGCCACGGCGATGCTCCCCGCCGCCGTCACGCTCCTGCCGAGGTTCCTGCTCTTCAGCAGCCTCGGCTGGGTGGGCACCTACCTGCCCCTCGTGGTGCCGCACTTCCTCGGCAGCCCCTTCTACGTCTTCCTGTTCCGCCAGTTCTTCCGTGGGCTGCCGCGGGAGCTGTTCGACTGCGCCGAGCTCGACGGCTGCGACCCCCTGCGCACCTACTGGCACGTGGCGCTGCCGCTGGCGCGTCCGGCGGTCGCCGTGGTGGCCGTGTTCGCCGCCATCGGCTCCTACAACGAGTTCCTCGAGCCGCTCGTCTACCTCACCAGGGAGTCGACGTTCACGATGTCGCTGGGCCTGTCGTTCTTCCAGGGCCTCTACGGCACCCAGCTCCAGTACATGGTCCCCATGTCGCTCGTCGCGCTGCTCCCCGTGGCGGTGGCGTTCTTCGCCGCGCAGGGCGTCTTCCGGCGCGGCGTCGTGCTGGCGGGAGGGCGTCCGTGA
- a CDS encoding extracellular solute-binding protein, producing the protein MPLARTRCLVLVLVLLGLAERGGVLAQGQQAQPVTLTVMVGMTPQELDSFRPALAAVDEAHPEFVVELEPVPQGAFAERVNARLAAGTLPDLVRIEGLSAQRWIRRDAFLALDSLPGFDAAVLDDYFPGVLEPFRWQGALWALPDTASPDVLFYDKAAFDEAGLAYPTDDWTFEDMREAAIALTRDAEGRSPRDPAFDPDRIVRWGWNGSLTHMWQRHLVQAFGADWCADELCTTFDATDPDVVAAARWWADLVQVDHAGLYDPYSGGQTGVPGDPFLSGAAAMGYNGFFAVGQLNDVGGIDYDVAQPLLGVDGQRHTPLSTNGYAIAATSPHPTEALALLSELTATGFLAETWGRPGHAVPARRSAAGSIVDPSRAPANQEAILAAMEYATVFRPFTPSAFEAYGLTADLFARTMRGEVPVEEGLAEIERVLNDALAADRQP; encoded by the coding sequence CGAGCGCGGGGGAGTCCTGGCGCAGGGACAGCAGGCGCAGCCCGTCACGTTGACGGTCATGGTAGGCATGACGCCGCAGGAGCTCGACAGCTTCAGGCCGGCGTTGGCGGCCGTCGACGAGGCACATCCCGAGTTCGTCGTGGAGCTCGAGCCGGTCCCCCAGGGAGCGTTCGCGGAGCGCGTGAACGCGCGCCTCGCCGCGGGCACGCTGCCCGACCTCGTGCGCATCGAGGGTCTCTCGGCGCAGCGCTGGATCAGGCGGGACGCGTTCCTCGCTCTGGACTCGCTGCCGGGCTTCGACGCGGCCGTCCTCGACGACTACTTCCCCGGCGTGCTCGAGCCGTTCCGCTGGCAGGGCGCCTTGTGGGCGCTGCCCGACACCGCCTCGCCCGACGTGCTGTTCTACGACAAGGCCGCGTTCGACGAGGCCGGCCTCGCGTACCCCACCGACGACTGGACGTTCGAGGACATGCGCGAGGCGGCCATCGCCCTCACGCGCGACGCCGAGGGACGCTCGCCCCGCGACCCCGCCTTCGACCCCGACCGCATCGTGCGCTGGGGCTGGAACGGTTCTCTCACCCACATGTGGCAGCGTCACCTGGTGCAGGCGTTCGGGGCCGACTGGTGCGCCGACGAGCTGTGCACGACGTTCGACGCCACCGACCCAGACGTCGTCGCGGCGGCGCGGTGGTGGGCCGACCTCGTGCAGGTCGACCACGCCGGCCTCTACGACCCCTACTCGGGCGGCCAGACGGGAGTCCCCGGCGACCCGTTCCTGTCGGGCGCCGCGGCCATGGGCTACAACGGCTTCTTCGCGGTGGGGCAGCTCAACGACGTCGGCGGCATCGACTACGACGTCGCTCAGCCGCTCCTCGGCGTGGACGGCCAGCGGCACACGCCGCTCAGCACGAACGGCTACGCCATCGCGGCCACGAGCCCCCACCCGACCGAGGCGCTGGCGCTGCTGAGCGAGCTGACCGCGACGGGCTTCCTCGCCGAGACGTGGGGTCGCCCTGGTCACGCGGTGCCGGCCAGGCGCAGCGCCGCCGGGTCGATCGTCGACCCGAGCCGCGCCCCCGCCAACCAGGAGGCCATCCTCGCCGCGATGGAGTACGCCACGGTGTTCAGGCCGTTCACGCCGAGCGCCTTCGAGGCGTACGGGCTGACCGCGGACCTCTTCGCGCGGACGATGCGCGGCGAGGTGCCCGTCGAGGAGGGCCTGGCCGAGATCGAGCGCGTGCTGAACGACGCCCTGGCGGCCGACCGCCAGCCGTGA
- a CDS encoding sugar ABC transporter permease: MRRPTGRAAAPRLSRVARGRERWFYLLVSPWLLGLVLFEAGPLLAVVAMSFLDWPLPRPPRFVGLENLEALGRDPLFGRSLLNTAYYAAGVVPLGLALGLALAVLLRRPRRGVRLFRTLVFLPAVLSGVAMALLWSWVFNPRFGLVNRLLALVGVTGPGWLHSESWAMPTLILLGLWGAGVNMVVYLAALDAVPRELHEAAALDGAGPWGRFRHVSWPLLTPVTFYLAVVNVVGAFQVFTPTYLLTGGGPDHATLTLPLYLYQNAFTYGRLGYAAALALALLAFVGLLTVAQFRVFARRVFYLGAG; the protein is encoded by the coding sequence GTGCGCAGGCCGACCGGGCGCGCGGCGGCGCCCCGCCTCAGCCGAGTCGCCAGGGGGCGCGAGAGGTGGTTCTACCTGCTCGTCTCGCCCTGGCTGCTGGGCCTCGTGCTCTTCGAGGCCGGGCCGCTGCTGGCGGTGGTGGCGATGTCGTTCCTCGACTGGCCTCTGCCCCGGCCGCCGCGCTTCGTTGGTCTCGAGAACCTGGAGGCCCTGGGCCGCGACCCGCTGTTCGGCCGCAGCCTGCTGAACACCGCCTACTACGCCGCCGGCGTGGTGCCGCTCGGCCTGGCGCTGGGCCTGGCGCTGGCCGTGCTGCTGCGCCGGCCGCGTCGCGGCGTGCGCCTCTTCCGCACGCTCGTGTTCCTGCCGGCCGTGCTCTCAGGCGTGGCGATGGCGCTGCTGTGGAGCTGGGTGTTCAACCCGCGCTTCGGGCTCGTCAACAGGCTGCTCGCGCTGGTCGGCGTCACCGGCCCCGGCTGGCTGCACAGCGAGTCGTGGGCGATGCCCACGCTGATCCTGCTGGGCCTGTGGGGCGCGGGCGTGAACATGGTCGTCTACCTCGCCGCGCTCGACGCGGTGCCGCGCGAGCTGCACGAGGCCGCGGCGCTGGACGGCGCCGGTCCCTGGGGACGCTTCCGCCACGTGAGCTGGCCGCTTCTCACGCCGGTGACCTTCTACCTGGCGGTCGTGAACGTCGTGGGCGCCTTCCAGGTCTTCACGCCCACCTACCTGCTCACCGGCGGCGGGCCGGACCACGCCACTCTCACCCTGCCGCTCTACCTTTACCAGAACGCGTTCACCTACGGCCGGCTCGGCTACGCCGCCGCCCTGGCGCTGGCCCTGCTGGCCTTCGTCGGGCTGCTCACCGTGGCGCAGTTCCGCGTCTTCGCGCGGCGGGTCTTCTACCTGGGCGCCGGCTGA